A genome region from Solirubrobacter pauli includes the following:
- a CDS encoding NAD(P)/FAD-dependent oxidoreductase gives MAKHRVVIVGGGFGGLQTALHLKGADVDVTIVDRRNFHLFQPLAYQVATGALATGEVAYPLRSIFRKQENVRVMLAEATGFDLDAKTINLRTAAGDETIGYDTLVVGGGSKYNYFGHPEWQEHAAELKTLEGALHIRAQILRAFEEAEVVSDPVERERLLTFVIVGAGPTGAEMAGQIAEIARDTRREFRVIDTWKTRVLLVEAGPRVLAAFPERLSKKAKKSLESLGVEVATDNMVNAIDADGVTVKSDKGEEKIRAGTVIWAAGVLASSVTTSLAKAAGAEQDRVDRLLVEPNLTVPGYPDVLAIGDMVQVKDGDPLPGVAPVAMQMGRYAARSIKSKLRGGEARPFKYKDKGNLATLGRARAIAELPPGFRVSGFIAWVLWLGIHLWYLVGFENRVLVFTRWGFSFLTHGRGTRLITGEDHMP, from the coding sequence ATGGCCAAGCATCGTGTCGTCATCGTGGGCGGAGGCTTCGGCGGCCTCCAAACCGCGCTTCATCTGAAGGGCGCAGACGTCGACGTGACGATCGTCGACCGTCGCAACTTCCACCTGTTCCAGCCGCTCGCGTACCAGGTCGCCACCGGCGCGCTGGCGACCGGCGAGGTCGCGTACCCGCTGCGCAGCATCTTCCGCAAGCAGGAGAACGTGCGGGTGATGCTCGCCGAGGCGACCGGCTTCGACCTGGATGCCAAGACCATCAACCTGCGCACCGCCGCGGGGGACGAGACGATCGGCTACGACACGCTCGTCGTCGGCGGCGGCTCCAAGTACAACTACTTCGGCCACCCGGAATGGCAGGAGCACGCCGCCGAGCTCAAGACGCTCGAGGGCGCGCTGCACATCCGCGCGCAGATCCTGCGCGCGTTCGAGGAGGCCGAGGTCGTCTCGGACCCGGTCGAGCGCGAACGGCTGCTGACGTTCGTGATCGTCGGCGCCGGGCCGACGGGCGCGGAGATGGCCGGGCAGATCGCGGAGATCGCGCGCGACACGCGCCGGGAGTTCCGCGTCATCGACACGTGGAAGACGCGCGTGCTGCTCGTCGAGGCGGGCCCGCGCGTGCTGGCGGCGTTCCCCGAGCGGCTCTCGAAGAAGGCCAAGAAGTCGCTGGAGTCGCTCGGGGTCGAGGTGGCGACCGACAACATGGTCAACGCCATCGACGCCGACGGCGTGACCGTCAAGTCCGACAAGGGCGAGGAGAAGATCCGCGCCGGCACGGTCATCTGGGCCGCGGGCGTGCTCGCCTCGAGCGTCACGACGTCGCTGGCGAAGGCGGCGGGTGCCGAGCAGGACCGCGTCGACCGGCTGCTGGTCGAGCCGAACCTCACCGTGCCCGGCTACCCGGACGTGCTCGCGATCGGCGACATGGTGCAGGTGAAGGACGGCGATCCGCTGCCGGGCGTCGCGCCCGTGGCGATGCAGATGGGCCGCTACGCCGCGCGTTCGATCAAGTCCAAGCTGCGCGGCGGTGAGGCGCGGCCGTTCAAGTACAAGGACAAGGGCAACCTGGCGACGCTCGGCCGCGCCCGGGCGATCGCGGAGCTCCCGCCCGGCTTCCGCGTCTCGGGCTTCATCGCCTGGGTCCTCTGGCTCGGCATCCACCTCTGGTACCTGGTCGGCTTCGAGAACCGCGTGCTGGTGTTCACGCGCTGGGGCTTCAGCTTCCTCACCCACGGCCGCGGGACGCGCCTGATCACGGGCGAAGACCACATGCCGTGA
- a CDS encoding methyltransferase family protein, with translation MKRSSAAAGSSLFFAAAPCVVAGVVPWAITGWEGSPGWMGWRVVGAVVTACAAAVLVHAFARFVREGIGTPAPVAPTRHLVVGGLYRWVRNPMYIAVVACVLGQAGIFGSDALLVYGAALMVVFFSFVRLYEEPTLARQFGAEYAAYRRAVPGWFPRARPAAVPPRTS, from the coding sequence ATGAAGCGCTCCTCGGCGGCGGCCGGCAGCTCCCTGTTCTTCGCGGCGGCGCCGTGCGTCGTCGCGGGCGTGGTCCCGTGGGCGATCACGGGCTGGGAGGGCTCACCCGGCTGGATGGGCTGGCGGGTGGTCGGCGCCGTCGTGACCGCGTGCGCCGCGGCCGTGCTCGTGCACGCGTTCGCGCGGTTCGTGCGCGAGGGGATCGGCACGCCGGCGCCGGTCGCGCCCACCCGGCACCTCGTCGTCGGCGGGCTCTACCGCTGGGTGCGCAATCCGATGTACATCGCCGTCGTCGCGTGCGTGCTCGGCCAGGCGGGCATCTTCGGGTCGGACGCGCTGCTCGTGTACGGCGCGGCGCTGATGGTCGTGTTCTTCAGCTTCGTGCGGCTGTACGAGGAGCCGACGCTGGCGCGGCAGTTCGGCGCGGAGTACGCGGCGTACCGGCGGGCGGTGCCGGGCTGGTTCCCGCGAGCACGGCCGGCAGCAGTCCCGCCAAGGACGAGCTGA
- a CDS encoding ArsR/SmtB family transcription factor yields MRLFDVLTDESRRQILDLLRERERSVGELVERLGQSQPNVSKHLRVLREAGLVKVRVDAQRRWYGLDPQPLVELDLWLAPYRRYWADRLDDLERHLVRREEGLDREL; encoded by the coding sequence GTGAGGCTCTTCGACGTCCTCACCGACGAGTCGCGACGCCAGATCCTCGATCTGCTGCGCGAGCGTGAGCGGTCCGTCGGTGAGCTCGTCGAGCGGCTCGGCCAGTCGCAGCCGAACGTCTCCAAGCACCTGCGCGTGCTGCGCGAGGCCGGGCTGGTGAAGGTCCGCGTGGACGCCCAGCGGCGCTGGTACGGGCTCGACCCTCAGCCTCTAGTCGAGCTTGACCTATGGCTTGCGCCCTACCGCCGCTACTGGGCGGATCGCCTGGACGACCTCGAGCGTCACCTGGTCCGCCGGGAAGAAGGCCTCGATCGCGAGCTCTGA
- a CDS encoding helix-turn-helix domain-containing protein, with protein MSVGPLIKQWRTRRRLSQLDLALEAGVSARHLSFVETGRSRPSEQMVLHLAEHLDVPLRERNRLLLAAGYAPAYQQRDLDAPELQPVKQALDQLLTAHEPFPAVVVDRASNLVAANRAAGLLTQGVAAHLLEPPVNVLRLALHPDGMAPRIENLAQWRAHLLADLQVQIDQTADDGLQALYDELAALPGPTEPHGHHDVFVPLKIDGLTFLSTRTTFGTALDVTVSELAIEAFFPADQVTLEVVQAIRPVAAVGRKP; from the coding sequence GTGTCCGTCGGCCCTTTGATCAAGCAGTGGCGCACCCGCCGGCGCCTGTCCCAGCTCGACCTCGCGCTCGAGGCGGGCGTCTCCGCGCGGCACCTGAGCTTCGTCGAGACGGGCCGCAGCCGGCCCAGCGAGCAGATGGTCCTGCACCTCGCCGAGCACCTCGACGTGCCACTGCGCGAGCGCAACCGGCTGCTGCTCGCCGCCGGGTACGCGCCCGCCTACCAGCAGCGCGACCTCGACGCGCCCGAGCTGCAGCCGGTCAAGCAGGCGCTCGACCAGCTGCTCACGGCGCACGAGCCGTTCCCCGCGGTCGTCGTCGACCGGGCCAGCAACCTCGTCGCGGCGAACCGCGCCGCCGGGTTGCTCACCCAGGGCGTCGCGGCGCACCTGCTGGAGCCTCCGGTCAACGTGCTCCGCCTCGCGCTGCACCCCGACGGCATGGCACCGCGGATCGAGAACCTCGCCCAGTGGCGGGCGCACCTGCTGGCCGACCTGCAGGTCCAGATCGACCAGACCGCGGACGACGGGCTGCAGGCGCTCTACGACGAGCTCGCGGCGCTCCCGGGCCCGACCGAGCCGCACGGGCACCACGACGTGTTCGTCCCGCTGAAGATCGACGGCCTGACGTTCCTGTCCACGCGCACCACGTTCGGCACCGCGCTGGACGTCACGGTGTCAGAGCTCGCGATCGAGGCCTTCTTCCCGGCGGACCAGGTGACGCTCGAGGTCGTCCAGGCGATCCGCCCAGTAGCGGCGGTAGGGCGCAAGCCATAG
- a CDS encoding nuclear transport factor 2 family protein, whose translation MTNTITSVVDTYIAAWNEADPERRRALVGETWTEDGTYLDPLMAGRGPDEIAAMIGAAQAQFPGHRFELAFGPDAHNDVVRFAWTLTAGHGPVARGTDFATVGADGRLRSVTGFLETA comes from the coding sequence ATGACGAACACCATCACCTCCGTCGTGGACACCTACATCGCGGCCTGGAACGAGGCCGACCCGGAGCGGCGCCGCGCGCTCGTCGGCGAGACGTGGACCGAGGACGGCACGTACCTGGACCCGCTGATGGCCGGTCGCGGGCCGGACGAGATCGCGGCGATGATCGGCGCGGCGCAGGCGCAGTTCCCCGGTCACCGGTTCGAGCTCGCGTTCGGGCCGGACGCGCACAACGACGTCGTGCGGTTCGCGTGGACGCTGACCGCCGGCCACGGTCCGGTCGCGCGTGGCACGGACTTCGCGACCGTCGGCGCGGATGGGCGCTTGCGTTCGGTCACCGGTTTCCTCGAGACTGCCTGA
- a CDS encoding DUF2332 domain-containing protein: protein MIERLARRYRDFAHHEAHRSPLYAELGAGLAGDRELLEWLDALPVGKRQPNLVFASYRLVAGTPSGWAEFETTVKDRRDEVEAVMLERRTQTNEAARCALMLPLLAALPQPLALLEVGASAGLCLFPDRYGYDYDDGAHVLGTGPPVLRCRTEGSPPLPDAPPEVVWRAGLDLDPIDVFDEDRVRWLELLIWPGMEHRIETLHRAVDVARRDPPRIVEGDLRTADLDALAAEAPRDATLVIFHTAVLAYVPRDGRAAFRERVRRLGAAWFAAEAPDLLGFEPHPQLMALASGGERVAMVDGHGGFLSWG from the coding sequence GTGATCGAGCGGCTCGCTCGCCGGTACCGGGACTTCGCCCACCACGAGGCGCACCGCTCACCGCTGTACGCGGAGCTCGGCGCGGGGCTCGCCGGCGACCGGGAGCTGCTCGAGTGGCTCGACGCGCTGCCGGTCGGCAAGCGCCAGCCGAACCTGGTGTTCGCGTCCTACCGGCTGGTCGCCGGGACGCCGTCGGGCTGGGCGGAGTTCGAGACGACGGTCAAGGACCGGCGCGACGAGGTCGAGGCGGTGATGCTCGAGCGGCGCACGCAGACCAACGAGGCCGCGCGCTGCGCGCTGATGCTGCCGCTGCTGGCGGCGTTGCCGCAGCCGCTCGCGCTGCTCGAGGTCGGCGCGAGCGCCGGGCTGTGCCTGTTCCCGGACCGGTACGGCTACGACTACGACGACGGCGCGCACGTGCTGGGCACCGGCCCGCCGGTGCTGCGCTGCCGCACCGAGGGGTCTCCCCCGCTCCCGGACGCGCCGCCGGAGGTGGTGTGGCGCGCCGGGCTCGACCTGGACCCGATCGACGTCTTCGACGAGGACCGCGTCCGCTGGCTGGAGCTGCTGATCTGGCCGGGGATGGAGCACCGGATCGAGACGCTGCACCGCGCGGTCGACGTGGCGCGCCGTGACCCGCCGCGGATCGTCGAGGGCGATCTGCGGACGGCGGACCTCGACGCGCTCGCCGCGGAGGCGCCCCGGGACGCGACGCTCGTGATCTTCCACACCGCGGTGCTGGCCTACGTGCCGCGCGACGGGCGCGCGGCGTTCCGCGAGCGCGTGCGGCGGCTCGGCGCCGCGTGGTTCGCGGCCGAGGCGCCGGACCTGCTCGGCTTCGAGCCCCACCCGCAGCTGATGGCGCTGGCCAGCGGCGGCGAGCGCGTGGCCATGGTCGACGGCCACGGCGGCTTCCTCAGCTGGGGCTGA